In Shewanella sp. GD04112, the sequence GTCACCACTGCGGCAATCACGGCGCAGGTGGCGGCATCGGGACCAACAATCAATTGTCTAGATGTGCCAAACAGTGCATATACCAACATGGGCAGCACGCAGGAGTATAAACCCACGGCGGCATTAACCCCGGTCAATTGGGCGTAGGCGATAGCAACGGGTAAAGCAACCGCCGCCACAGATAATCCCGCCCTCACATCATCCCTGAGCCATTGCTTCTCATACTGCAGCATCTGCGCCAAACCGGGCATTAACGATACTAAACTGGGAAACTTCACGCAGTAACCTCCATATACTCACTCCCAAGTTAATCACTAACTTGCGGTGGCTAAGTATAACTAAGCCTCAATGGGATCCCAAAAGGCCGTTACCTAAAAAAGCCACCAATAGTATGTTGGTTATGGCATAAAGCCAATCCTTACGCGAGTCAGTATCCCAGAATATTTAAGCTTTTAGCGCAATTAGCACTCTTTAACGCAGGATCATAGGTAAGGACACCAACAATAAACTGCCCATAAACCAGTTAAAATGACGTCGACGTTTATCCGTATTCAGCTTTTTACTGATTGCAGCGCCCACAAATACCCAAGTGAAGGACGCGGGAAATCCCACCAGATTAAACACCAGCACGCCCAATACCGCACTGAGCCAAAAGCCATCGCCCCCTAAAGTAAACGCGCTGCAAAGGGTAATGGTCGACATCCAAGATTTGGGATTAATCCACTGAAACAGCGCCGCCTCCATCACACTCATCGGCTTACGCCCTTCATCCAAATGTGCCGCCTTAACGGGAGAGGTCACTAATCGATAGGCAAGGTGCAGTAAATACACTAATGCCGCATACTTTAGCACTTGATGCAACACCGGAAACGCCTCGAACAAAGCACCAAGTCCCAGTAATACCGACAGATGCAGAGAAGTCGAGCCTAAGCGGATCCCCGCAATATGCGGAATGGTGCGCATCACCCCGAAATGGGCGCCAGAGCTGGCGAGTAAAATATTATTCGGCCCAGGAGTCATGGTCATGGTTGCACAAAAGAGTGCTGCAGAGGCCATCAAGGTCCAGAGTTGTGGGTCATTGACAAGTTGAATATCCATAAACACCTTAAATTGTACGCATACAATATTTGACAATAAACGATACAATAAATAATATAGGTAGATTAATGGAGATCAATGGATTTATTGTCATGGGTACAATTTGGACGCCAGATCTAGAGGTATTTACTGGTCCTAAATATCAACGTCTCGTCAGTGCCATTGAGCAAGGCATTTTGCGTAAAATCCTGCCCCATGGTACAAAACTCCCACCACAGCGACGTTTAGCCGATGCGTTAGGGGTGACCATAGGCACTGTCACACGGGCCTACGCCCTTGCGGAGCAGCGCGGCTATGTGGAAGCACGTATCGGTGATGGGACTTATGTCAACGCTTCTCCCGTGCCAGAGCTCAGTAACTTGCAGCTCAATATGGCGACGTGTCAGCAGCCGCTGACGGATCAAATTAGTACCCTGAGTGATTGTCTAAGCCAACTGGCTAAGGATCCTGCAAAACTGAGTCAACTCCTTGGCTATCGCGCCAGCCCCTTAGATCAGCATCAGCAGGTATTTCACCACTGGCTTTTACAACGTGGGATTGAACAGCAACCCGAGCAATTGATCTTTACCCATGGTGGCCAACAGGCCATTTTTGCCTGCCTTAATGCCTTCCTCACCAAGGGCGAGGTACTCCTGCACGAGCAGTACAGCTATCCCGGAGTGCGAATTTGCGCAAAACAATTAGGTATCAATAGCATTGGCGTGCCGTTAACCTCTGACGGGGTCGACCTCGCTAGATTCGAAGCCTTAGTGCAAATCCACCAACCTAAGCTGGTGTATTTAACCCTTAACAATCAAAACCCTACCTGCATTGAATACAGTGAGCAACAGAGAGAAAAACTGTTAACACTCGCGGAGCAGTATCAGTTTTATATCATTGAAGATGATGTGAATTATTGCCTCCCTGAAGAATGGCACCCTCCGCTGTGGCAGTTAGCACAGACGCTGAATTGCCCGAGGGTCATTTACATTTCAAGCCTGTCTAAGCTGTTTTCAGGGGGCTTAAGGCAAGGTTTTATCCTCGTGCCCGAGCCGCTCATCGCGCCATTGCGCCTCGCCATTCATAGCCAGTGCTGGATGGTTTCGCCACTCAATGTGGAGCTCGCCTGTCAACTGATCAAGCGCGGGCAAATCACCGCCAATCGCGATGCCATTGTTCGTTCGCGTCAACAGCAGTGCATGGCATTGGGCGACAGGCTGGGGTTAACTCAACGCTGGCGTGGTTTAAATGGCTGGGTTCAGTTGCCCGAAGACATTAAAGCCCATCATCTGGTGACCGCCTTAGCGGCGAAAGGTGTGCTGATCCGTAATGGGGATGACTTTAACTGCCATGATAACTTTATCCGTTTAAGTTTAGGTGGCGCCGAAAACGATACCCAATTCCAGCTTGCGCTCGAATGTATCGAATCCACCTTTAATGCCCTCAAGCAAAACGCCTATTCAGTCGTTTAACGTTGCATTTTTATCGCGAGAAAGAAGCAAAAAGAAACGCCAGAGTGATGCTCTGGCGTTTTAAACTTGGTTAATCACAAGCATTTTAGGTGTCGAGATGTAACGTTATAGCACCTTGAACACAAACTATGGCTATTGCACCTTAATCTGGTACACGCTGGTTGTGCCACTGACTTCATTGCCGATAATCAGCAGAGGTTGACCATTTGGACTCTTCTCTGTACTCACAAACTTCATGCCTTCTGGCCCTAAATCTCCCGCCAAACTGGCATCGCCTTTCACTTCGCCAGTATCTGTATCTATGCTGAAATCCGCCTCAAAATCTCGGTTTACCACATAATCAACAAAATGCACGTCAAAGGGATTGGTCACATCGTAAATCATAAAACCAGAGGTACGTTCAAGCCCGATAAAGGCATAGAGTTTCTGGCCAATTTTGCCGAGGGCTAAGGCTTCAGGCTCGGGTCCCTTATCGTCACTGCGACTATCGCCTTTGTTTTCTTCGTTGTTATTGTTGAAGTTATTGCCTAATAAGGCTGCGGTGATCCGCTCAAAATCGCTACCACTGTCAAACACCTGTTGACCATCAGCCGTCCAGATTGAGAAGGAGCGCGCGCCGAAGCTCACGATTTTGTCATAATCGCCGTCGTTATCCTCATCCCCCATACTCTTAGTCACTTTCAAACGGGCTAATTGAGTCTTATCTTTCGCGGCGGCAAATTGTGGATGATTAGGATCTAAGGTTAAGTCACCGGCGCGGGCTTCCTCCGAAAACCCAGCATAGTCGCGGGAATCCCCTTCGTTTGCGGTAACAATAAAATCAGCATTATTCCAACGGTAACTCGCTACGGTATCAGGCTGATACATGCCATATACGCCCGCATAGGCCTGAAGGTTGATCATATCGTCCTTATCACTTGCATCAATTTTATTCACATCAAGACCGTAATCCTTCAGTCCCAAAGGTAAAATCTTCGCCACTTTGGCATTGGCGATATCAATCACGGCGATGGCATTGTTCTCCTGCAAACTCACGAAGGCACGGCTGTTATCGGGACTGACACTGATATACTCAGGCTCTAAGTCCTGCGCGACAGTGGCCATAGGGCCATTGATTTTAATGTCCTTGGTGATTTCATTATAGCGAGCATTGCCCTGATTGAACTCGGTGAATGTCACTAGCGTTGCCGTCGCTGCGGGTTTACCATCCGCAATGGCGATAATGGCCACACTGCCCTCAGGATCGACACTATAGTCTTGATTTGGTTCGCCTTCGTTGGCAACGAGTACCGTTTTACCATCATGACTAAACACCACGTTATCCGGTAATGCACCAACTTCAACCGCGCTAAGATACTGCGGCGTGTCATTGCCGTTGAGTTGATAGAAAGCCACATAACCATTGGCTTGAGTCTTATTGCCCGCCGCATCGCCGCGCTCAATGGCCGCCGCTAACAAGTTACCAGAAATACTGACGCTGTTAACGCTGCCCATAAAACTTAAGCCCACATCCTTGGCGACATCCAGCTCGCCGAGCTTATCAAGATTATTCAAGGCTAATGGCGCAGTTGCCGTGGTCGCATTACCAAGTAAGTGAGCATCGATAATGTCGACTTTACCGCTTCTCGCATTAACCACAAAAATACGCTGAGAAGCACTGTGATATTCGACAATCTCAGCGGCACTCAGGCCATAAACGCCCGTTTGATGACGGCCAATCAGCTCAGCTGTGACTCCCGCAGCTTGAGGTTGGCAAATAAATTGTGTTTGCGCCGCATCGATTTCAGTTTCTTCCAACTCGCCATTACGATTCGCATCAAGCCCTGTATCGATACGTTGACCACTGGCGGGACAGTTCGCATCACCTATGGCGAGTGCGGTCACTTTAACTAATGAATTGAAGCCATTATCCCCCTGCTCACCATTGGTACCGTCATCACCATTACAGGCACCAAGGAGTATACTTGCCAGTATCGCACCGGCCAGCGGCAGTCGTTTTGTGTTCATTGCATCATTCCTGAATGTGTTGTTATTAGTCGTAGGGTTAAGCTAAAGCCCATTAAACTAATCCGCATTCAAGACGGTTAGATGACATACAGATGACACTGGAGTGACAATCTCAGTCGAATGAATGACGCTAAGGCGTGCCTGAGCACATCAATGCAATACAAGGACATAAAATCCATTTTGGTTACAATTTAAGTGTAAAGATATCGTCATCGAGATTGGCTTATTTGCCTGAGCGTTTTACTATGTTATGCCTTAATATCCTTAGACTCGATACAAAGCCGAGGACTTAAATCAACTGTGCCTATGACGGTTGAGAGACTCTTCGCCGGCCACTCATTTCTTCCCTATACTCCTCCAATGTTCATGGCGAAATTACGCTATGGTAATTGAGGCAAAATGAGTCGCCATTAGGCAAAATTGTAACCCTACAATTTCGGTTTTCGAGTGACATAACACTTAATATCGCCTTCTTTCGCCACCCGAGGTAACTGTGGATCCACAACCGTCAAGCTATCCGACTAAACCGAGCAGCATTCCCCACTTGGCTCTGCTGATCCCTATGCTCGCCGCCATTGTCGCGATCACGCCGCTCGCGATCGACATGTATTTGCCCGCTATGGCAACACTTGCCCAGAGTTTTCATACCGATATCACCCTAGTCCAACAATCCTTGAGTGTTTACCTAGGAGGCTATGCCCTCGGCATGCTGTGTTTTGGCCCCCTTGCCGACCGTATTGGCCGTCGCCCTTTGGTAATAATGGGCCTCTCAGGCTTTATGTTAGTCAGCCTATTGCTCGGCTTAGCCGAACAGATTGAAGTGTTTTTGGGCCTGCGCTTTTTACAAGCCTTTATCGGCGCCGCGGCCACCGTGGTTGTCCCTGGGTATATCAAAGAAGTCTATGGTGAAAACACGGCTAAAGGCATGTCTTATGTCAGTTTAATCATGATGTTAGCGCCATTATTAGCCCCAAGCATCGGTAGCCTTATCCTCGAGCTTGGTGAATGGCATTTGATCTTCTTTATCCAATCGGCCTATGCCATGTTGTTGCTGTTGTTGGTCATTACGCTGTTAAGAATGCCCAGCGATAAAGATCTGAGTAGCCGCAGTCAAAAATCCTTTTTAGGGGCTTATGCGACGGTGTTTTCACGTCCCGGCGTTAAATTAAATATTGCCAGCGGTGTACTCACCTCCTTTGCGTTTTTCTGTTATTTAACCGCATCGCCCTTTGTCTATATGGAGGTTTTTTCCTTAGATAAATCCTTATTTGCCCTACTCTTTAGTACCAATGTGGGCGCGCTGATGCTGGCAAATATTATCAATACCCGAATTGTGGGGCGTTATGGCTCGTTAAGGATGCTGCACGTATCGACCTTCTTCGGTGCGCTGGCGGCGGTCGGTTTACTGGGGGTTAATTTACTGGGGCTCAGTTATCACTTCACCGTGTTGATGCTTATCCCACTTATGGGCAGTCTTGGTATTATGTCAGTCAACGCCGATGCCATTGTGCTGATGAAGTTTAAGCAGGAAACGGGCACGGCCACGGCGGTAATTGGCACCTTAAGATTTGGCTGCGGCGCCTTAGCAGGCCCATTACTCGCGCTGTTTTATAATGGCACCGCAGTGCCCTTCTCAGCATTGATGCTGACGGCGGTATTGTTAGTGGGATTCTGTCAATTTAACCGTTCGGCTCATCAACCCAAGCCGAAAGAGTGATGGCATCTTTATGCCACCTAAACCAAGCAATTATGGTTTATCTCTCTTTTGTAGTTGATTTGTAACAAATTAAGCGTTTTCTAAATAAACGGCACTTAGGTTATATATAGTAGCTTGGGTGCCGTTTTTCATTGTAAATCAGCTAACCCATTCTAATTAAAGTAATTAAATAAAACTATCCCACACAAAAACTCCCGTTTCATAAGCGTTTATCGCGCCCAAACATGAAATTGTTTCAAGTTGGTTATTTTTTACATAAAAGCCTTGAAATGTGTTCTTTTTTGAATATGATGAAATTCTGTTCATTGCAACAGCTGCTGCATCCAAAGGGATGAGCGCTTGAAATCGATGATTTCAAGCTCAGCAATCGGAGTCTGAATTACCCTTCAGGCTTATTTTTAGAGCGATTACCGTCGCTGTAACAAGATACTGTTTACCGTAACGGTACTATGCAATAGGAGTTTCACATGGAGAAGTTATCCGGCGCCAGCATGATTGTGCGATCCCTTATCGATGAAGGTGTAAAGCACATATTTGGTTACCCTGGCGGCTCAGTGTTAGATATCTACGACGCCCTGCACCTTATCCCCGGTATTGAACATATTCTGGTTCGTCACGAACAAGCCGCCGTGCATATGGCCGATGGTTATGCCCGTGCCACGGGTAAAGTGGGCGTGGTACTCGTGACCTCAGGCCCAGGTGCCACCAATGCTATTACCGGCATCGCCACCGCCTATATGGATTCAATTCCATTAGTGGTGTTATCTGGCCAAGTGCCGAGCAATTTAATCGGTAACGATGCGTTCCAAGAATGCGACATGATTGGGATTTCACGCCCTGTCGTCAAACACAGCTTTTTAGTACAAGATCCCACTCAAATTCCTGAGATCATTAAAAAAGCCTTTTATATTGCCTCCACGGGTCGCCCCGGCCCCGTGGTTGTCGACTTGCCAAAGGATTGCCTCAATCCTGCATTACTGCACGACTATATTTACCCCGAGAGCATTAAAATGCGCTCCTATAATCCAACGACATCGGGCCATAAGGGTCAAATTCGCCGTGGATTGCAGGCATTGCTCGCCGCGAAAAAACCTGTGCTTTATGTGGGTGGCGGCGCCATTATCTCAAGCAGTGAAAAGCAGATCTTAGCCCTAGCGGAAAAGTTAAATATCCCCGTTGTCAGCACCTTGATGGGGCTTGGCGCCTTCCCTGGCACCCATAAAAACAGCTTAGGAATGCTGGGGATGCACGGTCGTTATGAAGCCAACATGACCATGCATAACTGCGATCTTATCTTCGGGATTGGTGTGCGTTTCGATGATAGAACCACCAACAACATCGAAAAATACTGCCCTAATGCCACCATCTTACATATTGATATCGACCCTTCATCGATTTCAAAAACCGTACGAGTGGATATCCCCATCGTTGGCTCGGCCGATATCGTATTAGACAGCATGCTAGCCCTGCTCGAGGAGTCGAAGGAGAGCAACGATAGCGAGGCAATTAATCAATGGTGGCAAGAAATCACAGTGTGGCGTAACCGCAACTGCTTGGCATACGATAAGGAAAGCAACCGGATAAAACCACAGCAAGTGATTGAAACCCTTTACAAACTCACTAAGGGTGAGGCCTATGTCGCCTCGGATGTAGGCCAGCATCAAATGTTTGCCGCGCTCTATTATCCCTTTGATAAACCTCGTCATTGGATTAACTCCGGTGGCCTTGGCACCATGGGCTTTGGCTTACCCGCTGCTATGGGAGTCAAAAT encodes:
- a CDS encoding choice-of-anchor I family protein — encoded protein: MNTKRLPLAGAILASILLGACNGDDGTNGEQGDNGFNSLVKVTALAIGDANCPASGQRIDTGLDANRNGELEETEIDAAQTQFICQPQAAGVTAELIGRHQTGVYGLSAAEIVEYHSASQRIFVVNARSGKVDIIDAHLLGNATTATAPLALNNLDKLGELDVAKDVGLSFMGSVNSVSISGNLLAAAIERGDAAGNKTQANGYVAFYQLNGNDTPQYLSAVEVGALPDNVVFSHDGKTVLVANEGEPNQDYSVDPEGSVAIIAIADGKPAATATLVTFTEFNQGNARYNEITKDIKINGPMATVAQDLEPEYISVSPDNSRAFVSLQENNAIAVIDIANAKVAKILPLGLKDYGLDVNKIDASDKDDMINLQAYAGVYGMYQPDTVASYRWNNADFIVTANEGDSRDYAGFSEEARAGDLTLDPNHPQFAAAKDKTQLARLKVTKSMGDEDNDGDYDKIVSFGARSFSIWTADGQQVFDSGSDFERITAALLGNNFNNNNEENKGDSRSDDKGPEPEALALGKIGQKLYAFIGLERTSGFMIYDVTNPFDVHFVDYVVNRDFEADFSIDTDTGEVKGDASLAGDLGPEGMKFVSTEKSPNGQPLLIIGNEVSGTTSVYQIKVQ
- a CDS encoding multidrug effflux MFS transporter, producing the protein MLAAIVAITPLAIDMYLPAMATLAQSFHTDITLVQQSLSVYLGGYALGMLCFGPLADRIGRRPLVIMGLSGFMLVSLLLGLAEQIEVFLGLRFLQAFIGAAATVVVPGYIKEVYGENTAKGMSYVSLIMMLAPLLAPSIGSLILELGEWHLIFFIQSAYAMLLLLLVITLLRMPSDKDLSSRSQKSFLGAYATVFSRPGVKLNIASGVLTSFAFFCYLTASPFVYMEVFSLDKSLFALLFSTNVGALMLANIINTRIVGRYGSLRMLHVSTFFGALAAVGLLGVNLLGLSYHFTVLMLIPLMGSLGIMSVNADAIVLMKFKQETGTATAVIGTLRFGCGALAGPLLALFYNGTAVPFSALMLTAVLLVGFCQFNRSAHQPKPKE
- a CDS encoding LysE family translocator codes for the protein MDIQLVNDPQLWTLMASAALFCATMTMTPGPNNILLASSGAHFGVMRTIPHIAGIRLGSTSLHLSVLLGLGALFEAFPVLHQVLKYAALVYLLHLAYRLVTSPVKAAHLDEGRKPMSVMEAALFQWINPKSWMSTITLCSAFTLGGDGFWLSAVLGVLVFNLVGFPASFTWVFVGAAISKKLNTDKRRRHFNWFMGSLLLVSLPMILR
- a CDS encoding PLP-dependent aminotransferase family protein, encoding MGTIWTPDLEVFTGPKYQRLVSAIEQGILRKILPHGTKLPPQRRLADALGVTIGTVTRAYALAEQRGYVEARIGDGTYVNASPVPELSNLQLNMATCQQPLTDQISTLSDCLSQLAKDPAKLSQLLGYRASPLDQHQQVFHHWLLQRGIEQQPEQLIFTHGGQQAIFACLNAFLTKGEVLLHEQYSYPGVRICAKQLGINSIGVPLTSDGVDLARFEALVQIHQPKLVYLTLNNQNPTCIEYSEQQREKLLTLAEQYQFYIIEDDVNYCLPEEWHPPLWQLAQTLNCPRVIYISSLSKLFSGGLRQGFILVPEPLIAPLRLAIHSQCWMVSPLNVELACQLIKRGQITANRDAIVRSRQQQCMALGDRLGLTQRWRGLNGWVQLPEDIKAHHLVTALAAKGVLIRNGDDFNCHDNFIRLSLGGAENDTQFQLALECIESTFNALKQNAYSVV
- a CDS encoding acetolactate synthase 3 large subunit: MEKLSGASMIVRSLIDEGVKHIFGYPGGSVLDIYDALHLIPGIEHILVRHEQAAVHMADGYARATGKVGVVLVTSGPGATNAITGIATAYMDSIPLVVLSGQVPSNLIGNDAFQECDMIGISRPVVKHSFLVQDPTQIPEIIKKAFYIASTGRPGPVVVDLPKDCLNPALLHDYIYPESIKMRSYNPTTSGHKGQIRRGLQALLAAKKPVLYVGGGAIISSSEKQILALAEKLNIPVVSTLMGLGAFPGTHKNSLGMLGMHGRYEANMTMHNCDLIFGIGVRFDDRTTNNIEKYCPNATILHIDIDPSSISKTVRVDIPIVGSADIVLDSMLALLEESKESNDSEAINQWWQEITVWRNRNCLAYDKESNRIKPQQVIETLYKLTKGEAYVASDVGQHQMFAALYYPFDKPRHWINSGGLGTMGFGLPAAMGVKMAMPDETVVCVTGDGSIQMNIQELSTALQYDTPVKIINLNNRFLGMVKQWQDMIYSGRHSHSYMDSVPNFAKIAEAYGHVGMTISDPAELESKMAEALAMKDRLVFIDIMVDETEHVYPMLIRGGAMNEMWLSKTEKC